A window of the Lactuca sativa cultivar Salinas chromosome 5, Lsat_Salinas_v11, whole genome shotgun sequence genome harbors these coding sequences:
- the LOC111881867 gene encoding putative UPF0481 protein At3g02645 → MASVEPILIPKSEESEWYQQISMIFYSQLDINLENPSTSIFLVPENIIKHKPEAYEPQQIGLGPKYHFQPWPYKKMEQRKLTAAKRLLPDWKGHKFHKHVIQKLYGLIPTIRACYETFLQDDNYYLAWILAIDGLFLLYHFHSYNNGVDYDHEERNEVEEKKNESHEHIISLEVDPTRRLFAQDLMMVENQIPFMLLQELDKALHPSSGDSIDSVYNFSPSIYRSFCDTHSPLELCSPSQAPSLVDHLLHYMYCSIVTNIPEKVNQLPHKRPTFVYRMGEAGASHSKEEKGVLLPSGEPLIDTSLGKLNIPIVNFVQKIPWEKVFPLYEKTDIPSVSKLHEAGFKFHLLPKDEGFWKIDSKGKDISLPCITLHTDSEVILRNLVAYEMIKANSNNFPLTEYVGLMCGLITNVNDVKLLKRQKIIGGDLREDEVAKFFIGMRTSTQTVKTRKKSELQEKIVEVNRVYESRRRMLYLLMRKVSYWLLVVLRAVSIFAGASLKILAFIISLATVFLLTSQAYCEAYGCAKTKVSLLTLST, encoded by the coding sequence ATGGCCTCCGTTGAACCCATATTGATCCCAAAGTCTGAAGAGTCAGAATGGTACCAACAAATTAGTATGATCTTTTATTCACAACTCGACATCAACCTTGAAAACCCTTCTACTTCCATCTTTTTAGTACCTGAAAACATAATCAAACATAAGCCTGAAGCCTATGAACCACAACAGATAGGGTTGGGGCCAAAATATCATTTTCAGCCATGGCCTTATAAGAAGATGGAGCAAAGAAAGCTTACTGCTGCAAAAAGGCTACTACCGGATTGGAAAGGCCATAAATTTCATAAACATGTCATTCAAAAATTATACGGCCTTATCCCAACCATCCGTGCATGCTACGAGACATTCCTCCAAGATGATAATTATTATTTGGCCTGGATTTTGGCCATTGATGGTCTCTTCTTGCTTTATCATTTCCATTCCTACAACAATGGTGTGGACTATGATCATGAGGAAAGAAATGaagtagaagagaagaagaatgaATCACATGAACATATAATATCTTTGGAAGTTGATCCGACAAGAAGATTGTTTGCGCAAGATCTAATGATGGTCGAAAACCAAATTCCTTTTATGTTGTTGCAGGAACTTGATAAGGCTTTGCATCCATCTTCAGGTGATTCTATCGATTCAGTTTATAACTTTTCTCCTTCCATATATCGATCTTTTTGTGACACACATTCGCCACTTGAGTTGTGCTCACCATCACAAGCTCCTAGTCTTGTAGACCACCTGCTTCATTATATGTATTGTTCAATTGTGACCAATATCCCTGAAAAGGTTAATCAGTTGCCTCACAAAAGGCCAACCTTTGTTTATCGCATGGGGGAAGCAGGTGCCTCGCATTCTAAAGAGGAAAAGGGTGTGTTACTTCCTTCTGGAGAACCACTCATCGATACTTCTTTAGGAAAACTGAATATCCCCATTGTTAACTTCGTACAAAAAATTCCTTGGGAAAAGGTCTTTCCATTATATGAAAAAACTGACATCCCTTCGGTTTCCAAACTACATGAGGCTGGATTCAAGTTTCACCTCTTACCAAAAGACGAAGGCTTTTGGAAAATAGATAGTAAAGGGAAGGATATTTCCCTTCCATGTATTACTTTGCATACCGACTCAGAGGTTATATTAAGAAATCTAGTTGCGTACGAAATGATAAAGGCCAATTCCAATAACTTCCCACTTACTGAATACGTGGGGTTGATGTGTGGGCTTATCACGAATGTAAATGATGTCAAGCTTCTTAAAAGACAGAAAATTATCGGTGGTGACTTGCGTGAGGATGAAGTTGCTAAATTCTTCATTGGGATGCGGACTTCTACACAGACTGTGAAAACGAGAAAGAAATCCGAGTTGCAAGAAAAGATAGTGGAAGTTAACAGAGTTTATGAAAGTAGGCGGAGGATGTTGTACTTGCTTATGAGGAAGGTATCATATTGGTTGCTGGTGGTTTTAAGAGCTGTTAGCATTTTTGCAGGAGCTTCGTTGAAGATTTTAGCGTTCATCATTAGCCTTGCAACAGTGTTCCTGTTAACATCACAAGCTTATTGCGAGGCTTATGGCTGCGCTAAAACAAAGGTCTCGTTGTTGACGCTCAGTACTTGA